acatacacccagtaaaatattaaatcacgAAACCTAAATGTGTAATTGTACATAAACCCCTAAAAAAGCGAAATCCTATATACACCCTAAATGCTTAATATCTACTCCAACAAATTCactcattattttttcttttccttccatgcAAATATGTATGCGCTGTAATTCTACTCGTGCGCGCACAACTGTTCccttaaataatttttttttacatttgtgaccttttgcaactgcaatatatttcatcatccaccgtccttttttcttttttttttttttttttggtgtgcgCTGTCAGCAGACATCATTTATTCGCGCGCTTATCTTCCTGctttgcgcaaaaaaaaaaaaaaaaaaaaaagtaagaaaaaaaatatttttcgcaaggggaaaaagaaaaaagaaagaaaaaatatttttcgcaagaggaaaaaaaaaaaaaaaaatgtgtgttcttaaaaaaaaaagaaaaatgtttttttttttttttttttctataaacaaaaggtgtcctttcaccaaaaaaaaaccaaaaaagggcataaaaaattaagaaataacatgaatattcaaactccttatgtctttttatcacataattaaaaaaggacaaaaagggtatgaaaccaatatccttcatcttaaacaataaaccctaaactgtgaaccctaaactgtgaaccctgaactgtgaaccctgaactgtgaaccctgaactgtgaaccctaaattgtgaaccctgaactgtgaaccctaaactgtgaaccctgaacagtgaaccctaaactgtgaaccctaaactgtgaaccctaaattgtgaaccctaaactgtgaaccctaaactgtgaaccctaaaccatgaaacataaccccctaaaccataaacacggAACCTAAAATTGGAgcacgttccattggaacactttccataggaaccccttccataagaaccccttccataagaacctcttccttaggaacttgttcttcttcttccataaatttgcttcccatgaactctcgaactaaaagttccagaaaatcatTCTGAGTCAATTTtgtgttccctttttgacattcgtccaccagttcaaaatgaattttaataatggtgcggcgattcacgcgaccacCACCAGCAGGATCGagaccagaacgttttgttctcgCTGGAACAGAtggaggttttcgttccttaaccaatcgatattcatgtggaccgGCTTCATCCACATGATCGAGCACTTGTTCTTGTACGGATGGACCGGGAATTCTTAAAGGAGCTCTTCTGTAGAGTCTTATCTTACGCAGTTGAGCAAAATACtgcagagaaagaaaaaaaaaaaaggggagaatatTTCTGCTAAGAAAATTATGGAGTactatatttcttcttctttttttttttttttttttttttccctcttttattttattttattatttttttttttttttgcattaaaataaaaaaaaaacttccccCTAAATCATCTAAATAACAGGCCataattgttgttcttacaccttaaatcccgcaacctaaatgcgaaatcttatacatatacacctgtaaaatattaaatcccacaacctaaatacgaaatcctataCATACAccgttaaaatattatatcccgcaatctaaatacgaaatcctacacatacatctccaaaatattaaattccgcatacaccgtaaaatattaaatcgcgcaacctaaatgcgaaatgctacacatatacaccgtaaaatattataaatctcgcaacctaaatgtgaaatcttacacatacaccgaaaaaatattaaatcccgcaacctaaaaatgcgaaatcttacacatgtacaccgtaaaatattataaatcccacaacctaaatacgaaatcctacacatatacaccgtaaaaatattatatcccgcaacctaaaaatgcgaaatcttacacatatacaccgtaaaaatttatattccgcaacctaaatacgaaatcttacacatatacaccgtaaaaatttatattccgcaacctaaatgcgaaatcttacacatatacaccgtaaaatattataaatcccacgacctaaatacgaaatcttacacatatacaccgtaaaaatattaaatcacgcaacctaaatacgaaatcttacacatatacaccgtaaaaatattataaatcccgcagaactaaatacgaaatattacacatatacaccgaaaaaatattataaatcccacaacctaaatacgaaatcttacacatatacaccgtaaaatattaaatcccgcaacctaaatacgaaatcttacacatatacaccgtaaaaatattataaatcccgcaaaactaaatacgaaatattacacatatacaccgtaaaaatattataaatcccgcaaaactaaatacgaaatattacatatatacaccgtaaaaatattataaatctcgcaacctaaatgcgaaatcttacacatgtacaccgtaaaatattaaatcccgcaacctaaatacgaaatgttacacatacaccgtaaaatattaaatcccgcaacctaaatacgaaatgttacacatacaccgtaaaatattaaatcccgcaacctaaatgcgaaatcttacacatgtacaccgtaaaaatattaaatcccgcaacctaaatacgaaattctacacatatacaccgtaaaatattataaatcccgcaacctaaatgcgaaatcttacacatatacaccgaaaaaatattataaatcccacaacctaaatacgaaatcttacacatatacaccgtaaaaatattaaatcccgcaaaactaaatacgaaatcttacacatatacaccgtgaaaatattaaatcccacaacctaaaaacgcgaagtcttacacatatacaccgtaaaatattataaatcccgcaacctaaaaatacgaaatcttacacatacacccctGACACATTCAttcaatcttttttttttcttttctttcattttcttttattccttctcttttattcctttccttttcattcttcctcttttattcctttccttttcatccttctcttttcttccttctcttttattccttctctttttattccttctcttttattcctttcctttcttattctttttcttttattccttttctttcttattccttctctttttattccttaccttccagattaagtaggaaaaaatagaaatagcAACTGTAGCAGGAGCCAACGCAATAAAAGGGGTAAGCCGATCCCAAGGTTTTGTAGGGTTCGTGGTGGGGACCGGAACAACTGGTTTGGGTGGTTCCACCGGTTCAGCTATTTTAGGAAGAGTAGGTTCTAAAGATTCAATTTTTAGTTCACCTCCTGTAGCTTCATTAACTTTATGTATAACGGGGGCAGCTACCTCGGTAACAGTATTAAAAGCGCTTGGAATTGCTGTGATCAATGTAACTGGATTCGCGATagacaaaatttttgtttgcaCGTTCTCAATAATTTGTGACCCAGAATTCCAAAGTCCTCGAATACCGGAAAATAATCTACTCGTTATACTAGAATTAGCCACAGGTGCGGCTGCTGCTGGCATACCAGCACGAGCAACACCACCTAGACTACTATCCCACCACGAATAACCACCATTACTACCTGAAGCTGAAACTAAAGAAGCGGAACTTGAACTTGAAACTGAAAAgtgaatgaaataaagagATGTTCAAATTtatgatttaaaaatttttttttttttttccttcattggTTTTCgggttgtagtatccggtttggctttcctgccatccggttagtgtgtagtatccagtttctgtcggcgaggagtctttcccttccccccctaaagcagctaaagctaaccccggaacctaaatCATGACCCATAGAACCTTATTTCTACACCCATAGaaacttactcctatacccctaaaaccttattccaacacctcgaatctgaattctaacacccctaagacctttattcctgaacccacaaccctaaacccagaacccgGAATcgtactcctatacactgaaccctaaacccggaacccggaatcttactcctatacactaaaccctaaacccggaacccggaatcttactcctatacactaaaccctaaacccggaacccagaatcttactcctatacactaaaccctaaacccggaacccggaatcttactcctatatactgaatcctaaaccctaaaccctaaaccctgaaccctgaaccctataCCCTATACACttgaaaccttcccccctccttccCATACActtccatttcccccccttctattctttcaaaatgtataataatttggtgtgggggaaaaaaataatatataatatatatatacatatatatgtacgttttAGCCCACACCAAATTTTCTCCTATAGttctaaaaaatattataaatatatatttttccctttttagcaTTCATACCTGTTGCTGATGCTGTGTCCTGTGCCATAGTTACAGCTATACGAAGATTAATGTggatgtttttataaaaggaaagggtgccatttttttttctacactgTATTTGGTCTTGCCTTTGTGCTGTATTTGGTTTTGCTTCAACTTAAcatgtgaaaaattttttttttttctttgtgtgtCCTtctctctatatatatttatattagaaagaataggcttattataaattataggtttattagaaagaataagtttaaaaaaaaaaaaaagaaaaaaagaaaaaagaaacagttcattctaaaaaaaaaaaaaaaaagtacatccaccacattctaaaaataaaacagttcattctcaaaaaaaaaaaaaatgtacatccaccacattctaaaaataaaacagttcattctcaaaaaaaaaaaaaaagtacatccaccacattctaaaaataaaacagttcattctcaaaaaaaaaaaaaaagaacatctcCCACATTTCCATCtattatacaattcattCCCCATTCTAATTAGAGCATTCCAtcataaggaaaaaacatttccttatttacaaggaaataataaaaaatatataaataaaaaaaaatattaaaaaaagaacaaaaaaaaggaaaatagataaaaaagaaaaagaaaaaaagagaaaataagaaataaaagaaaagagtgaaaaaaaaagcaaggagagagaaaaaaaaaatgtgcgcaaACTCTCCTGCCTAATAAATTTTTCCACCtgcatttcttttcctttcttcttcttttcttctttccttttttaattctttccaTTAGGTTTTCCTcccgttttttcttcctcttttatgtttattttaattcCCAAACAAatcatattttcctcctctataCAATCACtagccttttctttttttgatccATTTTCATCCACCCCTACATACACCTATACATTCTTCTCCCATAGAACATTAATATAAGCTCAACATCCTCAaacatgaaccctaaatctaTACTATGCgaacattaaacctaaaccctaaacctgtaCTCTACAAACTTTAAatctaaatcctaaaccctaaaacctgaacccatgaagcctaaacctatactctacaaacataaaacctacaccct
Above is a window of Plasmodium knowlesi strain H genome assembly, chromosome: 6 DNA encoding:
- a CDS encoding SICAvar, type I (fragment), with the translated sequence SNGGYSWWDSSLGGVARAGMPAAAAPVANSSITSRLFSGIRGLWNSGSQIIENVQTKILSIANPVTLITAIPSAFNTVTEVAAPVIHKVNEATGGELKIESLEPTLPKIAEPVEPPKPVVPVPTTNPTKPWDRLTPFIALAPATVAISIFSYLIWKYFAQLRKIRLYRRAPLRIPGPSVQEQVLDHVDEAGPHEYRLVKERKPPSVPARTKRSGLDPAGGGRVNRRTIIKIHFELVDECQKGNTKLTQNDFLELLVREFMGSKFMEEEEQVPKEEVLMEGVLMEGVPMESVPMERAPILGSVFMV